GATATTTCTTAGATTTAGTAATAATTTTTGAATAAAGAGGGTGTCTAACCTTTCTGTCAACTTTAACGGTAACAGTCTTATCCATTTTATCACTAACAACAACACCTGTTAAAATTCTTTTTGGCATAATATAAATATTTTAAGCTACATTTTTAGTAGAGTTAATGTAAGTTTTAACTCTAGCAATTACCTTTTTAACTTGAGAAAACCTGTTAGTTTTATCAAGTTCACCAGTTGATTTT
This genomic window from Rickettsiales bacterium contains:
- the rpmC gene encoding 50S ribosomal protein L29, yielding MKYQELKGKSVDELNKIIADSKKELFNLRIRKSTGELDKTNRFSQVKKVIARVKTYINSTKNVA